The following are encoded in a window of Mycobacterium vicinigordonae genomic DNA:
- a CDS encoding TetR/AcrR family transcriptional regulator, with protein MDNAAPVLRYGALDRAHLTKHLWQLAKRVGVNRVTMRELAAAAGTRPSSVYYHIRDKSELLDLLIESVLAQIEVPGPGDWASRLVALYSNAWQVLVEVPGIAGLLLEHPHTAAATEMDRASRTILHESGLPAEHFESAHATLYIHLLGSVQLEHIAGSAARGPDAFGYGLRLILNGLRGEIK; from the coding sequence ATGGACAATGCCGCACCGGTGCTGCGTTACGGCGCGCTGGACCGAGCGCATCTGACAAAACACCTGTGGCAGCTGGCCAAACGTGTCGGTGTCAACCGGGTAACAATGCGCGAGTTGGCCGCCGCGGCGGGTACTCGGCCGTCGTCGGTTTACTACCACATCCGCGACAAGAGCGAACTGCTCGACCTGCTGATCGAATCCGTGCTCGCCCAGATCGAGGTGCCAGGCCCGGGTGACTGGGCATCCCGGTTGGTCGCGCTCTACAGCAACGCGTGGCAGGTGCTCGTCGAGGTGCCCGGAATCGCGGGCCTTCTCTTGGAGCATCCGCACACCGCCGCCGCAACCGAGATGGACCGGGCGTCCCGCACCATCCTGCACGAATCCGGTTTACCGGCAGAGCATTTCGAGTCAGCCCACGCGACCCTGTACATCCATCTGCTGGGCTCGGTGCAGCTCGAGCACATCGCCGGATCCGCCGCCCGCGGGCCGGACGCATTCGGGTACGGGCTGCGGCTGATCCTCAATGGTCTGCGTGGGGAGATCAAATGA
- a CDS encoding helix-turn-helix transcriptional regulator, producing the protein MTSPARLARYRGGVPVYQYRTGPETPPVSVARRGDLVVRERHIHDFPALWYVPAAGQVYVAAAGEVLDPREVLPPDQGVAIFFDPAALGEDARSPWPTWQSHPLLFPFLHGRSGGVLRLDVPAARQVLWDNAISSIESELGARQQGHHQAALAHLTLLLIDLARLAGDVVADLRRSGEPLLAEVFAVIDRRLGERLSLRDVASEVGMTPGHLTTVVRRRTGRTVQDWIIERRMAQARDLLASTDLPVGEVARRVGICDPGYFSRLFSRTHRATPRQWRAGQRDIDKPTRTLF; encoded by the coding sequence GTGACCTCACCTGCTCGGTTGGCGCGGTATCGCGGTGGCGTGCCCGTCTATCAGTATCGGACGGGCCCCGAAACGCCACCGGTATCGGTGGCGCGGCGTGGTGACCTCGTCGTGCGCGAACGCCACATCCACGATTTTCCGGCGCTCTGGTACGTACCCGCGGCGGGCCAGGTGTACGTTGCTGCGGCGGGCGAGGTTCTCGACCCCCGCGAAGTCCTTCCCCCGGACCAGGGAGTCGCGATCTTCTTCGACCCGGCCGCACTCGGCGAGGATGCACGGTCGCCCTGGCCCACCTGGCAATCGCACCCACTGCTCTTCCCGTTTCTGCACGGACGCTCGGGTGGGGTCCTGCGCCTGGATGTGCCAGCGGCTCGACAAGTTTTGTGGGACAACGCGATTAGTTCAATCGAGTCCGAACTGGGTGCGCGGCAGCAGGGCCATCACCAGGCCGCCCTGGCGCATCTGACATTGCTGCTGATAGACCTCGCCCGGCTCGCCGGCGACGTCGTGGCCGACTTGCGGCGCAGCGGCGAGCCGCTACTCGCCGAAGTGTTCGCGGTGATTGACCGCCGTCTGGGTGAACGCCTGTCGCTGCGCGACGTGGCGAGTGAAGTCGGCATGACCCCCGGGCACCTCACCACCGTGGTGCGCCGGCGTACCGGCCGCACCGTGCAGGACTGGATCATCGAGCGGCGCATGGCGCAGGCGCGGGATCTGCTGGCCTCGACCGATCTGCCCGTCGGCGAGGTGGCCAGGCGAGTGGGCATCTGCGATCCGGGATACTTCAGCCGGCTGTTCAGTCGGACGCACCGCGCCACGCCCCGGCAGTGGCGGGCCGGTCAGCGGGACATTGACAAGCCAACTCGAACGTTGTTCTAA